The following are encoded in a window of Sandaracinaceae bacterium genomic DNA:
- a CDS encoding cytochrome P450: protein MSLPVPSARLSRRRIRRAGLPTPWPEHPLRQLVAWASDMDGFLAKVRAGEAGAYTLDLWGHGLVAVFTSEEARRAVIQGSAEDFGHANDLAALFVGPSALLLLDGEKHAAARRRTMAVIAGDGIAAYGATMAGIADAWIDGLEVGGTTLALEGAQVMTLDVILQTVFGMQPSPEYDALHRLGREFMEGGRGTGGNLATMLLPAAVVRRLMLGRRGPDMELLTEPLPLRFLGRMRGVREARELVERLMEQIRVRRRKLDDGDTDALARILRHSDEGGVPLGDADLVDELLTLLLGGHETTAVVLGWLLYRLAGQPETWARARAELDEAFGDGPLDARRASRLPYLGAVVQESLRLDGLTLGVMRRTRREVVIDGYTIPAGTLVNAQVRHVHLDPARFDDPLAFRPERLLGGERLSPIDFAPFGGGYRRCVGAAFATFELSTLTAAIVRRVELRAPADLRVDRVQYGPFPGPSNAIPLEVLSRR, encoded by the coding sequence ATGTCGCTCCCTGTTCCATCGGCGCGCCTGTCGCGTCGACGCATCCGGCGCGCGGGTCTCCCCACGCCGTGGCCAGAGCACCCGCTGCGCCAGCTCGTCGCCTGGGCGAGCGACATGGACGGCTTCCTCGCGAAGGTGCGCGCCGGGGAAGCCGGGGCCTACACCCTCGACCTCTGGGGTCACGGCTTGGTCGCCGTCTTCACCTCGGAGGAGGCCCGCCGCGCCGTCATCCAAGGGAGCGCCGAGGACTTCGGCCATGCCAACGACCTCGCGGCCCTCTTCGTCGGGCCTTCTGCGCTGCTACTGCTGGACGGCGAGAAGCACGCGGCCGCGCGGCGCCGCACCATGGCGGTCATCGCCGGTGACGGTATCGCGGCGTATGGCGCCACCATGGCGGGCATCGCGGACGCGTGGATCGATGGTCTCGAGGTGGGGGGCACGACGCTCGCGCTCGAGGGGGCCCAGGTGATGACTCTCGACGTCATCCTGCAGACGGTCTTCGGCATGCAGCCCAGCCCCGAGTACGACGCCCTGCACCGGCTCGGGCGGGAGTTCATGGAAGGGGGGCGCGGGACGGGGGGCAACCTCGCCACCATGCTCTTGCCGGCCGCCGTGGTGCGCCGGCTCATGCTGGGCCGCCGTGGACCCGATATGGAGCTTCTGACGGAGCCCCTGCCGCTCCGCTTCCTCGGTCGGATGCGCGGCGTGCGCGAGGCGCGTGAACTCGTAGAGCGCCTTATGGAGCAGATCCGCGTGCGGCGCAGAAAGCTCGACGACGGAGACACCGACGCCCTCGCGCGCATCCTCCGCCATTCCGACGAGGGCGGGGTGCCGCTCGGCGACGCCGATCTGGTGGACGAGCTGCTCACCCTGCTGCTCGGCGGCCACGAGACCACCGCCGTCGTCCTCGGCTGGCTGCTGTATCGCCTCGCTGGCCAGCCCGAAACCTGGGCGCGGGCGCGGGCCGAGCTGGACGAGGCCTTCGGCGACGGGCCCCTCGACGCCCGCCGCGCTTCCCGGCTTCCCTATCTCGGCGCGGTGGTCCAAGAGAGCCTGCGCCTCGACGGCCTCACCCTGGGCGTCATGCGCCGCACGCGCCGCGAGGTCGTGATCGATGGCTACACCATCCCCGCAGGCACCCTCGTCAACGCGCAGGTCCGTCACGTGCACCTCGACCCCGCGCGCTTCGACGACCCCCTCGCCTTCCGCCCCGAGCGCCTGCTCGGCGGCGAGCGCCTCTCGCCCATCGACTTCGCGCCGTTCGGCGGGGGCTACCGCCGGTGCGTGGGCGCGGCCTTCGCCACCTTCGAGCTCAGCACGCTGACCGCCGCCATCGTGCGCCGCGTCGAGCTCCGCGCCCCGGCGGACCTTCGCGTGGACCGCGTGCAGTACGGCCCCTTCCCCGGGCCGAGCAACGCGATCCCGCTCGAGGTACTGAGCCGCCGCTGA